In the Gossypium raimondii isolate GPD5lz chromosome 9, ASM2569854v1, whole genome shotgun sequence genome, one interval contains:
- the LOC105799079 gene encoding uncharacterized protein LOC105799079 isoform X1, translating into MNGGDSKDDEEEREQVMSEVHLGCPPGISGPHISRFTICLPSGVESSRFNGLFKEEESCTDQEISFDEDGDLILPRRRQISRRCFTMKIQHNITSPIPNVGLQVWKAELILSDFVLHKMCTSMEFHGIVSLELGAGTGLAGMLLAHAAKTVFLTDHGDQILENCLKNVQLNSGVLNHQKVVYVRELDWTHPWPPKVSSDLATQERFSWSSSELEEVQKASLLLAADVIYSDDLTDALFGILERIMSQGSEKVLYLALEKRYNFSLDDLDVVANGYLNFRSYLKDDSECEGLELGSLPCFMGKCIDVAEIPQYVGGYDRGDDVELWEIRYSKGKL; encoded by the exons ATGAACGGTGGAGATTCAAAGGATGATGAGGAGGAACGGGAACAAGTTATGAGCGAGGTCCATCTGGGATGTCCACCTGGCATCTCCGGTCCTCACATTTCCCGCTTCACCATTTGCCTGCCTTCTG gAGTTGAATCCAGCAGATTTAATGGACTGTTCAAAGAAGAGGAATCTTGTACGGACCAAGAAATTAGCTTCGATGAAGATGGCGACCTGATTTTACCAAGAAGACGCC AGATTTCTCGGCGTTGTTTCACTATGAAAATCCAGCATAATATCACTTCACCCATTCCTAATGTTGGTTTGCAG GTATGGAAGGCCGAACTAATTTTGTCAGATTTTGTGTTACATAAGATGTGCACTTCAATGGAGTTCCATGGCATTGTCTCTTTAGAGCTTGGTGCTGGAACAG GGCTTGCAGGCATGCTGCTTGCGCATGCTGCTAAGACCGTGTTCTTAACAG ACCATGGTGACCAAATCCTCGAAAACTGTCTTAAGAATGTTCAACTTAATTCTGGAGTCCTTAATCATCAGAAAGTAGTTTATGTGCGTGAACTTGATTGGACTCACCCTTGGCCTCCTAAAGTTAGCTCAGACCTGGCAACTCAAGAAAG GTTTTCATGGAGCTCCTCAGAACTTGAAGAAGTCCAGAAAGCTTCTCTGCTTTTAGCTGCTGATGTCATTTACAGTGATGATCTTACAGATGCGCTATTTGGTATCTTAGAGAGAATAATGTCGCAAGGGTCTGAAAAG GTGTTATACTTGGCACTGGAAAAACGCTACAACTTCAGTCTTGATGATCTTGATGTTGTAGCAAATGGTTATTTAAATTTCAGAAGTTACTTGAAAGATGACAGTG AATGTGAAGGCCTTGAGCTTGGTTCCTTGCCTTGTTTTATGGGTAAATGTATCGATGTTGCAGAAATTCCACAGTATGTGGGAGGATATGACCGAGGAGATGATGTTGAGCTTTGGGAGATTAGATACAGTAAAGGAAAGCTATAA
- the LOC105799079 gene encoding uncharacterized protein LOC105799079 isoform X2, which translates to MSTWHLRSSHFPLHHLPAFCRFNGLFKEEESCTDQEISFDEDGDLILPRRRQISRRCFTMKIQHNITSPIPNVGLQVWKAELILSDFVLHKMCTSMEFHGIVSLELGAGTGLAGMLLAHAAKTVFLTDHGDQILENCLKNVQLNSGVLNHQKVVYVRELDWTHPWPPKVSSDLATQERFSWSSSELEEVQKASLLLAADVIYSDDLTDALFGILERIMSQGSEKVLYLALEKRYNFSLDDLDVVANGYLNFRSYLKDDSECEGLELGSLPCFMGKCIDVAEIPQYVGGYDRGDDVELWEIRYSKGKL; encoded by the exons ATGTCCACCTGGCATCTCCGGTCCTCACATTTCCCGCTTCACCATTTGCCTGCCTTCTG CAGATTTAATGGACTGTTCAAAGAAGAGGAATCTTGTACGGACCAAGAAATTAGCTTCGATGAAGATGGCGACCTGATTTTACCAAGAAGACGCC AGATTTCTCGGCGTTGTTTCACTATGAAAATCCAGCATAATATCACTTCACCCATTCCTAATGTTGGTTTGCAG GTATGGAAGGCCGAACTAATTTTGTCAGATTTTGTGTTACATAAGATGTGCACTTCAATGGAGTTCCATGGCATTGTCTCTTTAGAGCTTGGTGCTGGAACAG GGCTTGCAGGCATGCTGCTTGCGCATGCTGCTAAGACCGTGTTCTTAACAG ACCATGGTGACCAAATCCTCGAAAACTGTCTTAAGAATGTTCAACTTAATTCTGGAGTCCTTAATCATCAGAAAGTAGTTTATGTGCGTGAACTTGATTGGACTCACCCTTGGCCTCCTAAAGTTAGCTCAGACCTGGCAACTCAAGAAAG GTTTTCATGGAGCTCCTCAGAACTTGAAGAAGTCCAGAAAGCTTCTCTGCTTTTAGCTGCTGATGTCATTTACAGTGATGATCTTACAGATGCGCTATTTGGTATCTTAGAGAGAATAATGTCGCAAGGGTCTGAAAAG GTGTTATACTTGGCACTGGAAAAACGCTACAACTTCAGTCTTGATGATCTTGATGTTGTAGCAAATGGTTATTTAAATTTCAGAAGTTACTTGAAAGATGACAGTG AATGTGAAGGCCTTGAGCTTGGTTCCTTGCCTTGTTTTATGGGTAAATGTATCGATGTTGCAGAAATTCCACAGTATGTGGGAGGATATGACCGAGGAGATGATGTTGAGCTTTGGGAGATTAGATACAGTAAAGGAAAGCTATAA